A DNA window from Gigantopelta aegis isolate Gae_Host chromosome 4, Gae_host_genome, whole genome shotgun sequence contains the following coding sequences:
- the LOC121370175 gene encoding uncharacterized protein LOC121370175: protein MGWPHDLGQNTGANSITIGGKLVIGPTIGGKLVIGTIGGKLVIGPVIGGKLDIGPTIGGKLDIGPTIGGKLDIGPTIGGKLVIGTIGGKLVIGPAIGDKLDIGPTIGGKLVVGRRFGACRLLLSLIT from the exons ATGGGCTGGCCACACGATCTTGGTCAAAACACCGGGGCTAATAG CATTACGATTGGTGGCAAACTTGTCATCGGGCCGACGATTGGTGGCAAACTTGTCATCGGGACGATTGGAGGCAAACTTGTCATCGGGCCGGTGATTGGTGGCAAACTTGACATCGGGCCGACGATTGGTGGCAAACTTGACATCGGGCCGACGATTGGTGGCAAACTTGACATCGGGCCGACGATTGGTGGCAAACTTGTCATCGGGACGATTGGAGGCAAACTTGTCATCGGGCCGGCGATTGGTGACAAACTTGACATCGGGCCGACGATTGGTGGCAAACTTGTCGTCGGCCGGCGATTCGGGGCATGTCGCTTATTGCTTTCTCTTATTACTTAA
- the LOC121371778 gene encoding uncharacterized protein LOC121371778: MNTTTASVKNIHKQKQLELELVEIERRWYLELKSIARERLRVIRDLQKIADMRRKLTYFAATLRGPSLRQYTEREFYVMNEEKEVKKKFRKYEFTVDPLEKVNLHLPAVTGLSGGEGCAGNGEIHIVTLEDVLERNRNGRLEKLKVGMHKKHKTKKIKRKKRLPEGDIGQNGRLSPENSLSSGDQTLSSSGGETVLYGNKRKTPNLGKLDFSKKSASLANLPSIGEGPLYIKTSHKHTH; this comes from the coding sequence ATGAACACGACGACGGCGTCCGTGAAGAACATCCACAAACAGAAACAGCTCGAGCTCGAGCTCGTGGAGATAGAGCGCAGGTGGTACTTGGAGCTCAAGAGCATAGCCAGAGAGCGGCTGCGCGTCATCCGGGACCTCCAGAAAATAGCAGACATGCGCAGAAAACTCACGTACTTCGCAGCCACACTTCGCGGACCTTCACTAAGACAGTACACAGAAAGAGAGTTCTACGTCATGAATGAGGAAAAGGAAGTTAAGAAGAAATTCAGAAAATACGAGTTTACCGTAGATCCCCTAGAAAAGGTGAACCTCCATCTTCCAGCAGTGACAGGTTTAAGCGGTGGTGAAGGGTGTGCCGGGAATGGAGAGATTCATATAGTCACGCTGGAGGATGTACTTGAAAGAAACAGAAACGGCAGACTAGAGAAACTGAAAGTAGGAATGCATAAAAAACACAAGACAAAAAAGATCAAACGGAAGAAAAGGCTTCCAGAAGGTGATATTGGTCAAAATGGTCGGCTATCTCCGGAAAATTCTTTGTCTTCTGGAGATCAAACATTAAGCAGTTCCGGTGGCGAGACTGTGCTATACGGGAATAAAAGAAAGACACCAAATTTAGGAAAGTTGGATTTTTCAAAGAAGAGCGCATCACTTGCCAATTTACCTTCTATTGGCGAAGGCCCGTTATATATAAAGACatcacacaaacatacacactga
- the LOC121371779 gene encoding feline leukemia virus subgroup C receptor-related protein 2-like isoform X1 → MGQSSGKASNVEYRENGDVTLLPTMATTPTTPSEPERSPLELREDTSVYTRRWVMLLLFCMYSMSSAYQWIHLNIIGNTLMLYYNESLPGDSFQQETAIDWLSMIYMLAYIPLIVPATWLLDKKGIRICNIVGSCLNCIGAWLKCASVSPDRFPLLMFAQTICAVAQLFVLGIPARLAAVWFGPNEVSTATSFGVFGNQIGVAIGFLIPPVLVANSIDLKNIGFDLTIMFYGGAAFTTIIFIAMIIVFQAEPPSPPSLARKLASQSHHSEQYLQSLFRLLQNCGFILLVISYGINTGCYYAISTLLNPIVLFYFEGEGENAGRIGLTIILMGVLGAIVAGIWLDRTKMFKATSVGIYLMSMVGMLVFTFTVSLGHIWIVFVTAGSLGLFMTGYLPVGFEFAAEITFPESEGTSSGLLNASAQFFGIVFTIGMRAMINKISMLSANLTASAVLLAGTIMTVFIKADYRRQAAGEVMKNALNQEIDVASSSKQTSDTELLD, encoded by the exons ggcAGTCTTCAGGGAAAGCCAGCAACGTAGAGTACCGCGAGAATGGTGACGTCACTTTACTGCCCACCATGGCGACCACCCCGACCACCCCGAGCGAACCCGAAAGATCGCCGCTGGAGTTACGGGAGGACACGTCGGTGTACACTCGGAGGTGGGTGATGTTGCTCCTGTTTTGCATGTACTCCATGAGCAGCGCCTACCAGTGGATCCACCTGAACATCATCGGCAACACGCTGATGCTCTACTACAACGAGAGCCTCCCGGGAGACTCGTTCCAGCAGGAGACGGCCATAGACTGGCTGTCCATGATCTACATGCTGGCCTACATCCCCCTCATCGTCCCGGCCACCTGGCTGCTCGACAAGAAGGGCATACGCATCTGCAACATCGTCGGGTCCTGCCTCAACTGTATCGGGGCGTGGCTCAAGTGCGCGAGCGTCAGTCCGGACAGATTCCCCCTGCTCATGTTCGCGCAGACGATATGCGCCGTCGCTCAACTATTCGTGCTAGGAATTCCCGCCAGATTGGCAGCGGTGTGGTTCGGACCTAACGAAGTGTCCACGGCGACGTCATTCGGAGTGTTTGGCAATCAA ATTGGTGTCGCTATAGGCTTTCTAATTCCCCCGGTCTTGGTGGCAAACTCTATAGACTTGAAAAACATCGGCTTCGACCTCACTATTATGTTTTACGGTGGAGCAGCGTttacaacaataatatttattgcaaTGATTATAG TATTTCAGGCTGAACCGCCGTCACCTCCGAGTCTGGCCCGGAAGCTGGCCTCTCAGAGTCACCACAGTGAACAATACCTACAGTCCTTGTTCAGACTACTCCAGAACTGTGGCTTCATCTTACTCGTTATCTCATATG GTATTAATACAGGATGCTACTACGCCATATCGACTCTGCTGAAccccattgttttgttttattttgag GGCGAGGGGGAAAACGCGGGTCGTATTGGTCTCACTATCATTCTGATGGGCGTTCTCGGCGCCATAGTGGCGGGCATCTGGCTTGACAGAACAAAGATGTTTAA GGCGACGTCAGTGGGGATCTATCTCATGTCGATGGTGGGGATGCTGGTGTTCACCTTTACGGTCAGTCTCGGTCACATCTGGATCGTCTTCGTCACGGCCGGTTCGCTCGG gttATTTATGACTGGATACCTACCCGTGGGTTTTGAATTTGCCGCCGAAATAACATTTCCCGAGTCCGAGGGGACGTCATCCGGGTTACTAAACGCGTCAGCTCAG TTTTTTGGAATCGTCTTCACGATCGGAATGCGagcgatgattaataagatCAGCATGCTCAGTGCCAACCTCACAGCCTCCGCTGTCCTGCTCGCCGGAACCATTATGACGG TGTTTATCAAAGCTGATTACAGACGCCAGGCCGCCGGGGAAGTG ATGAAGAACGCTCTGAATCAAGAAATCGATGTGGCTAGCAGCAGCAAACAGACGTCGGATACTGAGCTCCTGGATTGA
- the LOC121371779 gene encoding feline leukemia virus subgroup C receptor-related protein 2-like isoform X2 — MGQSSGKASNVEYRENGDVTLLPTMATTPTTPSEPERSPLELREDTSVYTRRWVMLLLFCMYSMSSAYQWIHLNIIGNTLMLYYNESLPGDSFQQETAIDWLSMIYMLAYIPLIVPATWLLDKKGIRICNIVGSCLNCIGAWLKCASVSPDRFPLLMFAQTICAVAQLFVLGIPARLAAVWFGPNEVSTATSFGVFGNQIGVAIGFLIPPVLVANSIDLKNIGFDLTIMFYGGAAFTTIIFIAMIIVFQAEPPSPPSLARKLASQSHHSEQYLQSLFRLLQNCGFILLVISYGINTGCYYAISTLLNPIVLFYFEGEGENAGRIGLTIILMGVLGAIVAGIWLDRTKMFKATSVGIYLMSMVGMLVFTFTVSLGHIWIVFVTAGSLGLFMTGYLPVGFEFAAEITFPESEGTSSGLLNASAQFFGIVFTIGMRAMINKISMLSANLTASAVLLAGTIMTVFIKADYRRQAAGEVHLYQLIH, encoded by the exons ggcAGTCTTCAGGGAAAGCCAGCAACGTAGAGTACCGCGAGAATGGTGACGTCACTTTACTGCCCACCATGGCGACCACCCCGACCACCCCGAGCGAACCCGAAAGATCGCCGCTGGAGTTACGGGAGGACACGTCGGTGTACACTCGGAGGTGGGTGATGTTGCTCCTGTTTTGCATGTACTCCATGAGCAGCGCCTACCAGTGGATCCACCTGAACATCATCGGCAACACGCTGATGCTCTACTACAACGAGAGCCTCCCGGGAGACTCGTTCCAGCAGGAGACGGCCATAGACTGGCTGTCCATGATCTACATGCTGGCCTACATCCCCCTCATCGTCCCGGCCACCTGGCTGCTCGACAAGAAGGGCATACGCATCTGCAACATCGTCGGGTCCTGCCTCAACTGTATCGGGGCGTGGCTCAAGTGCGCGAGCGTCAGTCCGGACAGATTCCCCCTGCTCATGTTCGCGCAGACGATATGCGCCGTCGCTCAACTATTCGTGCTAGGAATTCCCGCCAGATTGGCAGCGGTGTGGTTCGGACCTAACGAAGTGTCCACGGCGACGTCATTCGGAGTGTTTGGCAATCAA ATTGGTGTCGCTATAGGCTTTCTAATTCCCCCGGTCTTGGTGGCAAACTCTATAGACTTGAAAAACATCGGCTTCGACCTCACTATTATGTTTTACGGTGGAGCAGCGTttacaacaataatatttattgcaaTGATTATAG TATTTCAGGCTGAACCGCCGTCACCTCCGAGTCTGGCCCGGAAGCTGGCCTCTCAGAGTCACCACAGTGAACAATACCTACAGTCCTTGTTCAGACTACTCCAGAACTGTGGCTTCATCTTACTCGTTATCTCATATG GTATTAATACAGGATGCTACTACGCCATATCGACTCTGCTGAAccccattgttttgttttattttgag GGCGAGGGGGAAAACGCGGGTCGTATTGGTCTCACTATCATTCTGATGGGCGTTCTCGGCGCCATAGTGGCGGGCATCTGGCTTGACAGAACAAAGATGTTTAA GGCGACGTCAGTGGGGATCTATCTCATGTCGATGGTGGGGATGCTGGTGTTCACCTTTACGGTCAGTCTCGGTCACATCTGGATCGTCTTCGTCACGGCCGGTTCGCTCGG gttATTTATGACTGGATACCTACCCGTGGGTTTTGAATTTGCCGCCGAAATAACATTTCCCGAGTCCGAGGGGACGTCATCCGGGTTACTAAACGCGTCAGCTCAG TTTTTTGGAATCGTCTTCACGATCGGAATGCGagcgatgattaataagatCAGCATGCTCAGTGCCAACCTCACAGCCTCCGCTGTCCTGCTCGCCGGAACCATTATGACGG TGTTTATCAAAGCTGATTACAGACGCCAGGCCGCCGGGGAAGTG CATCTTTATCAGTTAATTCATTGA